A window of Benincasa hispida cultivar B227 chromosome 9, ASM972705v1, whole genome shotgun sequence genomic DNA:
ACAACAAGCATAGGACCTTAACAAACAGCCAAGTGAACAGAAAATACGGTGGAATCCTCCATCTTTCCCGTCCAGGTTGAAGAGGAAAGATGATAGCAAGTAATTTCAGAGGTTTCTGGACGTTCTTCGACAGTTACACATTaatattcccttaatagaagcacTAGAGTAGATGTcgagttatgtaaaatttctcaaggatattcaaTAGAagaaagattggggaaaatgaaatAGTTTCATTAACATATGAATGCAGCGCGCTGTTTCAAAAAAATATCCCCACCAAAATGAAGAACcctgggagttttacattgcACTACACAATAGGAGGGAAGATCGTCGGGAACACGCTGTGCGATTTAAgggcaagcataaatctaatgcccCTGTCAATATTTAAGAAGCTGGATATCGGCAACGAGAGACCAACCACTATCACATTACAAttggccgatagatcgataAAGAATCCTGAGGGTaagatagaggatgtactcgtgcaagtggacaaTTTTATCTTCCCGGCAGACTTTGTCCTATTGGATTATGAAGCTGATAGAGAATTCCCTATCATCTTGGGTTGCCCATGCCTTGCAACAGGGAGAGCACTAATCGATGTGCAAAAAGGAGAATTGACCATCAGGATCGACGATcaggaagtaaaattcaacgtaTTCAATGCGATGAAGTACCCAGGTGATatggaaaattttcaatatattgagGGACTGCGAGAAGAACCTTGGCACAAACACCTAAAGGAGCTGGAAGAATAAGATTTTGAAATCGGTGCAATGTTGGAGGAGGATTGTGCCGCAATTCAtgttgaatcaaattttgaacagctcaagttatctgaatgGACATCACAACGCATTAATCCATCTTTGGAAGAAGCACCTGTGCTAGAGTTAAAGCCGTTGCCCGTGCACCATAAGTATGCTTACTTGGGAAGTAACAACATGTTACCGGTTATCATTTCTGCATCgctgagtaaggagaaagaaaatgCGCTCATACAGATCCTAAGAAATAACGCAAAGGCCTTAGGGTGAACCtgggcagacattcgaggaatcagtccctcgtattgtatgcacaagattcgtctggaagaaagaaagacaaaATCAGTTGAAAGGCAACGCCGCTTGAACTCTACCATGAGGGAGGTCGTGaaaaaggaaatagtaaagtggCTGGACGTAGGTGTCATCTACCCaatatctgatagcagctgggtaagcccagtgcagtgtgttccaaagaaaagggggatgacagtcgtcactaatgaca
This region includes:
- the LOC120084828 gene encoding uncharacterized protein LOC120084828 — its product is MKNPGSFTLHYTIGGKIVGNTLCDLRASINLMPLSIFKKLDIGNERPTTITLQLADRSIKNPEGKIEDVLVQVDNFIFPADFVLLDYEADREFPIILGCPCLATGRALIDVQKGELTIRIDDQEVKFNVFNAMKYPGDMENFQYIEGLREEPWHKHLKELEE